The stretch of DNA CATTTGGAACTGTTTCTGAGCATGATTCTGTTTCTAACAATGGTAGCTGGTCTGGTGAGCATGAAACTACATCTCTGCTGCCTCCTAGGCAGGGCACAATACCCAGTGCTGATAATGACAAGCAGGAAAAAATCCGTCAAAAGAATGAGAAGAAACATCAACGCCAAAAAGAGAGGCGCGCACAAGAGTTGCACGAGAAGTGCTCCAGCTATCTCATGTCAAGAAAGTTGGAAGGTCTTGCTCAACAACTTGTGGCAATGGGATTCCCTCTAGACCGAGCTACAATGGCTCTTATTTTGAATGAAGGCAGAGTTGAAGAATCAGTGACATGGTTGTTTACAGAAGGTGAAGTAGCATACAAGTACAAGGAGCATAATCTCGGCGGTGGGGGTAATTTGAAGATTGATATATCGGATGAGCTTGCTCATATTGTTGATTTGGAAATTAGATATCAATGCTCCAATCAGGAAGTTGAAAGAGTTTTGGTTGCCTGTGAGGGTGATTTTGTTAAGGCTGAAGAAACTTTAAGGTCACGGAAGCAGAAGCCCCTTATGCCACCCACACAAGAAGAAACTGGCAATCCTCCAACCGTGGGCAGTAGTAAGCTTCCACTAGCTGCTATCCAGAACTTTATTGTAGCACCAAAAAAAGTCACTTCATCCACTAATTCAACACAGAAGAGGGATGAGAAAGCGTCAAATTATTCAAAAGTTGCAACTGTAGCGAGTTCATCTATAGATCCTGGAAACAAAATTGCACAATCATTGAAGAGAGCTCAACCAAAAAAGGACCAGACAAAGCCACCAGTAGTAGTTGTGCCTGCTGACAAAAAGTTGCCAGGCGCAGAATCAAATCCTCCTGCCTCCTATTCTTTACCAACATCACCTCAACCAGTAAAGGTAGAAGCTCAGTACGAAGCAGTTGGGGAGGCATTGAAGAATCTGCAGCTAGGAAGCTTAAGAGAACATGTTGTACCGATGCAACTACCCCAACCCATCAGTGCAAAGCAGATTCCCACCCCGAGTGTGAGTTCATCATCTTCATGTCCACCAGGGACTTCTGCTGGTTGGTTCCCAAATACCCCAGCACCTCTGGACCCTAGTGGTTTAACGCCACATGTTCTTGGACCAAGGAACCTGAACCCCAATAGTGTCAGTAAAAGCGAATTGTACAGCCAACTTCATTATCAACAGCAGCAACCGCAACAATGTGTGTCAAACACTGCCTTTCTCGAACCCCTTGGAACAAGCTGGGGCAACAATTTGTGGAATATAACTACTCCTCAGTCTCATTCACTAGCCGCTGCTCCCCCCTCAGGACTCTATTCTACATTCAGTGCCAATGCTCAATCAAGCTCATCACCTTCTGTGGGCTGGAAGCCTTATTACTCAGTGCCACAGATTAATTACAACAAGATTGATTGGAGATTGGATCTCCCTACACCATCCGATGGGATATGGTCCACAATGAACTTTCTCATGCAAAGCAACAACCGGCCTCGGACTTATGATCCATTTACATCTGCACTTGGTGGTAGGGCTGCTGCTATGGGACCTGTTGTGTCGAATCGCAATGGTGTTTCAATGCTAAGGTCTCAGGATAGAGGAGCAGGCACACACACCCCGGCTATTGTATTGCATGAGTGGGCTTCACCATTCGAAGAAAGAGATCTTTTTGGCTTACAGTTACTCCGACAGTTTGTTTCTTCTCCTTCGCTTTAGGGTAGAGTGACTTAGAGAAGGGAATAAATGGTGAAAAAAATACCCATAATTGTATGTAGTGTAGGTTTGATGCTGTGGCCCTTGTTGATTGTTGTACTGTTTCAGTGGTAAAAGCATTCAAGTCCTTTTCATTTGCAAAGGAGAGAGAGGCtgagtattgttttttttttctttggtattAATTTCAAggtttttctttcaaaaaaaaaaacgaaaagatGCACGGTGAGTGCACAGCAGATGCACATGCAGTAGTCCACTGGGTCAcccaattaaaaatattaataatttttttaaggaagcTTATATTAAATTAAGTCGAAAGACAATGCGTTACAAATGATATATGGAAGGTTTGTAAACCACTTCATACAATCAAACAAAGAAACGGACTGTCTAGCATGTTCGTTGCCAATTTATTGAtcgattgaaaaataaatagataatgTGGAAATAAGGGCTATCTCTGCTGCATTTCAAACCTTGTGATACAAGTATCAATTTATACATAACAATTTTCCGTTAACATTAAGTTACATATTGATATTGGTTTTACTCACAAACTATAATCTAATAacacttttaattaaaacaaaatatcacttcatcaatacatttttaatagatAAAGATCAATAGATTTTGATCTAACTACTTTAATTTCACCTTGGTCGATTAATTTGATGTTTTGTAAACTTCatcaaatgtttttaaaaatagtaaattGTGATAGTATTATTcttggtttatttattttaaccactttgtgtgtgtgtgtgtgaatcatatttttaatttgaagccATATTTGGTTGAATATCTTGAGACTTTCAGATAAAAACATATGagttcaaattgaaaatgtgacagactttaattattttttactaaaaatttGTTCTGTagaataaatgtgacaaaaaaatattattattttttaaaataaatgtgacaaaatcaaTTTGACTAGCACTTTGTCCTTTAATTAGACCGGTTCGGTGCAATGGAAATTAATCTAAATATGGTACGAACTTAAAAGTACATGTTACCGTTAGGGTCTACTCAAAACAACCCGTggcttgacaaaaaaaataataataataaagaccaaatatgtaaataatctaataattGGGATTAGAAgcaaaattagtaatttcgGTTTCGCCCATTGGAATATAGTATATACCCATCTAGGGTTTTTGGTAGacgcatatataaatataaaaatctcTTCTTTCTCCCAATCTTCCACCCATATCGCATTCTAAGGTTTACACTCGCAGTctcccactctctctctctctcactcggAGCTCTCAGAAATGGCCGTAACCTTCTCAGATCTCCACACAGAGGCTGGCGTCAAGTCTCTTGATGCGTTTCTCTCTGGAAAATGTTATATTTCTGGGTAATTATTATTCGTTTTAGTttatatctaaaattttaaGGTTTTTGAAGTTCTTCAATTTGATTTCGATTTGTTAACTATGATTTGTAGAGATCAATTGACTAAGGATGATGTCAAGGTATATGCCGCTGTTTTGGAGCAGCCGAGCGCAGATCTCTTCCCAAATGCCAGCAAATGGTACCATGTTGTGTCCACCAAGCTCGCCGCAAGGTATCTtagtttatttttgttgtttttatcaCGATTTTGTGTGTATTTAGTTGTGTAGGGTGGTAATGGAttgatttttgttattttgtttttgaactTAAAGTTAATTGCctgtttgaaattttaattatatgtattgTGATGTTGTAGCTTCCCTGGGAAAGCTGTTGGAGTTAGAATTGGATGCCAAGATGCTCCAGCTGAAGCTGCACCAGCTAAGGTTGTTCCTAATTGCATATTCTTCTATTTGCtaatttatgtaataataaatgtattgtTTTTGTGTATCTAGTGCTTCTTTAAACTTGTTTGAAATTGTGTTGAAATTAATTGTCGTTTTATCTCATATAAATATTGTAGAAATTTGCATTTTTGTATATAGTGTTATGGTTTAATTGTTCTGGTATAATTAATGTTTTCTTAGTAGAGGTTATACTTTGATCATATAGTTGATGTAGAATTGTTAAATGAAGATATTCTTTTGTTCTATTTAGAGGCCGGAGTTTATTGAAATGCATGGGACTTGGATTTCATAGCTCATCTATACTGGATTTGTTTTGGATGGCTTGTAGGTTTATGTTGTGGGGTGAGGATGATTTTGAGAGAATGCTTCTAGATGTGTTTGTGATAGAATGTTGTCAGGTTATGTTATGAGAACTTGTGAGACGTTTTACTACTTGGGATATGAATGAATTTTTGATAGCATGCAAATGATGGAGATATTGTTCCACTTGTTTGCATGTTAGATCTTGATAGGGAACCACTTTTTCATGTGTTGCTTGTTAGCTGTTGatattgtggtgtgtttctatTGAATTTTTTCTCCCGTATAGTGAGTTGCCTTCTAATTACATTAGGCAATGTGCCACTTGAATCTATGCAGGTtgtagatgatgatgatgatgacatgGATCTCTTCGGTGAAGAGACAGAGGAGGAGAAGAAAGCAGCTGAAGAGAGGGCAGCAGCAGCCAAGGcatctaccaagaagaaagagAGTGAGTTTACCGAGTTCTTTTCCCTTCCCTGTTCTTTACCAATCTAAGCATTTACTGCCTAAATGCGTTATATATGTTATCTCTAATCAAGATTACTGCCAATGTATCATAATTTATCTTCCATTGGTTTCTGTAGCAGAAAACTCACGTTCATTTATTGTCTCTCTTCTATAGGTGGGAAGTCATCTGTTCTTATGGACATCAAGCCTTGGGATGACGAGACCGACATGAAAAAGCTGGAAGAGTGTGTTCGCAAGGTTCAGAAGGAAGGGCTTCTGTGGGGAGCATGTATATATCACTACTTTTacttttattccattttattccaCCCAACCCCCACCCCATGTGGTTTGGTGTTTTTATGTTTTGGTAACTTACGGcctttacattttctttttctctccgCAGCTAAATTGGTTCCAGTTGGCTATGGAATTAAGAAATTGCAGATCATGCTTACGATAGTTGATGATCTTGTCTCGGTTGATGACCTCATAGAGGAGGAACTAACTGTTGAGCCTTGCAGTGAGTATGTGCAAAGCTGTGACATTGTTGCCTTCAACAAAATCTGAGCACAGAATGGGTCGAGTCCTTTTTTGGATTCTGTAATTTTGCGAGTTTTTGTTGGTCAAATACTTTACCCTACCGTGCTATTCTTCtcgtgtttttctttttgtggtCCAGACAGACTATTTTTAGAATGAATGGAACTTAACTTTCATTCTATTACACCTTGGTTGAACTTGTTAAAGTTATTAATGGAGTGAAAgtgtttaattttgttgttcAACATTTAGAATTAATACTTGATGTGCTACTACTAtcattgtgtgtgtatatatataggttcataaTCAAGTGAGAATTATGTTCCAGGTAATAATTTATGGATAAATTTAAACAATTGATTTAGTAtatctaacggttgaaaatatataaaattttgtagtactataaaaatgattttgctcattttataaatttgtaatatttatgaaaatgaccatgtttattttttacttgatttatCATCTATCAAATTTTGCagattaatggtttagatttgtggATAAGTTTACTTTGAGAGTGAAATATATGTGTTGTCCATAAGTTTTCACTTATGATTTATGTTGTGAATTTTGTTGATTtctaagtataaaaataaatatatttgtcaaatgagaggtcatgagatcgagtctcaaTGGAGGTAGTATTGATTCCTTGTGTTTCAACCGATGGAGCTTGTATTTTGAATGCTCTCTCACAAGAAAGTGAATCATTCCAGATTCCACAACAGAGAGACAACAATGAGTGTTCCACAACAGAGAGAACAATGAGTGCGGTACTATGTTCTATATCAGTCGTTTCTTGGAACTCTTCGGAAGATTTTAGTTTGTCTGCCCCCGACACACCATTATCTTCATAGTATATCATACGAAGCAATCATCATGGTCGTTCTAATTATGATATTTGTTTTACAAATGAAGGAAGACTAGTTTACTCTCAAGGAGTTGGACAACTTCTGTAATGAACTCTTCATAGTATATCATACAAAGCCATCATGGTCGTTCTAATTATGATATTTGTTTTACAAATGAAGGAAGACTAGTTTACTCTCGAGGAGTTGGACAACTTCTATAATGAACTCTTCATAGTATATCATACAAAGCAGTCATCATGGTCGTTCTAATTATGATATTTGTTTTACAAATGAAGGAAAACTAGTTTACTCTCGAGGAGTTGGACAGCTTCTATAATGAACTGAAGTCTTCTCCTCCAAGTGGGGATTCTCCTCCTCCCAAACCTGATGAATCTTCAAAAAGATCCCTTTTCGAATTCCCAAGGTGGTATTATAATTTCCACTCACTCGCCTGATCTTGTATTTTAAACGCTCTCTCACACGAAACAAGTGAATCATTCCAGGTTACACAGCAGAGAGACAACAATGAGTGCGGGTACTATGTTCTATACTACATCAGTCGTTTCTTGGAACTCACTCATGAAGATTTTAGTCTCTCTGACGGCTACCCTTACTTTGCGAACCCCCCACAGACACCATTATCTTCATAGTATATCATACGAAGCAATCATCATGGTCGTTCTAATTATGATATTTGCTTTACAGATGAAGGAAGACTAGTTTACTTCCAAGGAGTTGGACAACTTCTGTAATGAACTGAAGTCTTCTCCTCCAAGCGGAGATTCTCCCTGAGTTGTTCATAcatgagatcgagtctcaaTGGAGTCTAAGTTAAGGTGTCCACTATGTAAAATCCACTATGTATAATGCAACTTGTTCCTTCATTCATTGAGTGAGTTGGTGCATACACACACATGACACATTAAGACATGGGTTCATACTCCTGACCAAGTTAACCCCTTTTGGTTCTAGCTTTAACATATTTTGTTCTCAAATCAAACGATCCACTAAGAGTATACTGAAGTGACTCAAACAATTTCTAGGAAACAAAGGATCATGCCATCTAATCTAAGATATACAGCAGTCTTGCAAGTCAATACTCCCAGAATCAGATGAAGATTCATCAGGTTTGGGAGAAGGAGAATCTCCGCGCGGAGGAGAAGACTTCAGTTCATTACAGAAGTTGTCCAACTCCTCAGGAGTAAACCAGTCTTTCTTCATCTGTAAAGCAAATATCATAATTAGAACAACCATACGATGATTGCTTCGTATGATATACTACGAAGATAATGGTGTCTGCGGGGGGCTCACAAAGTAAGGGTAGCCATCAGACAAACTAAATTCTTCAGGAGCAAGTTCCAAGAAACGACTGATGTAGTACAGAACATAGTACCCACACTCCTTGTTGTCTTTCTGCTGTGGAACCTGGAATGATTCACTTGTTTCGTGTGAGAGAGCGTTCAAAATACAAGATCAGGCGAGTGAGTGAAATTGTAATACCACCTTGGGAATTCGAAAAGGGATCTTTCTGATCATCTGCTGCACCTCTTTTGTCTGTCCTGCGCCGTAACTGTCGAACACAAATCTGCAAAGCAAGAATGTGAACGAATTGGTTCTTGTTTTTcagaacaaaaatgaaaattttcagacGATCAGGGAATGTACTTTCTTATCCCGGGTTCCATTTGTTTAGCATGGGCTACTTGCATCGAGTCCAGCAGCAACAAGCATGGAGTACTGGCTTTTGACTGAACACCTTTGCCCATGTTGCAAATGATCAAAAGAAACCAATGGCCCCTAATAAAATTACAAGTCAGCCTATATTACAAAAAGgttttcttattattttgtAGGGTACTTTAAAGGGAATGGAGATTGAACCTAAGATATCGAGTCTCAAACCTACTCCAGTGCACTACGAGATCTTTGCCAAAACAAGTTCAGGTATGATTTATGTGTAAGCACAATATATTTTAACGACAAAATCTAGTCATGCATACATTGCAGAAGAAGATAAACATACCACTGAGCAATAGGAACAAAAACATATGTTTTGGAGATGTCTTTACTCTTGATCCAATTCAGCACCTTAGGTTTAAAGTTTCTGTTTGTGTACATGTAATACCAAAAGGAGTCAAGGTAAGTAAATAAACTTCTCCTCTCTTCGGGAATCTTCGCCCATATTTTCCTACATAATCCAATAAACCCGAAGCTTAGAACAAATAGAGACAGAAAGAAGCATACTtctttgaataaaaaaaaaagggcataAGACCACAAATCTTACTCCAGATAGCAACTAAGGGTTCCTGAGTCTAACTCCCCTAGGTCACTGCTTCTTATCCTGGATTGTCCACGACAACGAAGAGAACGCTGCGGGGTAACTACAGATTTGCCTAAACAAACAACCTCCTCACAAATTTGTTCTCGGTGTGGGCGTGCAGTTTTTCGTTTTGCACCATTTCCTACATCTGGACGTTTTGCACTATTTCCTACATCTGTACCTGATACAAATCAGAGTCAAAACATTTCCTAAGACACCAAGTGACTTATAATGACAAACAAACCACACACATGTTAAAAATCCAATAGAAACCAAGAGTGAAAAGATAAGGACCAAACTGAAGAGCAAAATTGAAACACAAggcaataaaagaaaacaatagcCCAACTGCATTAGAGAAACACTGATGAGGACAGACTTATTGGTGAAATGAAATGATATAACAGAAACCAAGAAATTCCATTCAACCATTTACAAGTAAATCTAGATTTGCAATAATCTTCATTTAATTCAATCTATAACTTCAGCCTCatcttaatattaaaatttgctCACCCtacattaatgaaatatttatcTTGAATCTCAATAAATTGCATTTGCAATCAGTAACCAATATGCTTAACTTCCCCAACATTCCAGTTATTGAATTATTCATACAATCCCTCTTCAGTAGTTCAATTCAATATAGGACTTGGGCAGATTAGctagaaatgaatatattagtgaagttagaaaataaaaataaataaatgaaagcaaaaaaaaatgatggaaGAATAAGAAAACACCATGTATCACCACAAGAAGAAAATTGATTGAGAATAAACATTCTCTGTAATATAGAGCAAATTAGCAAAATATTATACCTTTCTTGTGTTTTGATGTTCGGCGACGAGGAACATTTTTTACCAATGAGTTTACACTGGTGCAGATTGCTTCTCCAGATAATTGCACGTTCTGCTGAATGTGTTGAGAAGACTCTGCTGCAAAGTAAGAAAACCCATAATTAGTGAATTACCAAACTGAGTGACaaatcacacacacatatcCTCAGCAATCACCCAAACTAATATTCAAGCATTTCATACTAAAAGTGAATATGCCGTAGCTCACATATGCTCTGGTTTCAGTTCTTGTAGTTTTATGTGAAACTAATGACATAAAGGCATTGGAACATCAAATGTGTCCAAGCATCAGCCATACATTTAGCTCAAAATTATCCACAGCCAGAGAGAATCAGAACAAAGGAATGGAGATAAGGAGATGCACTTTCATGTGTCCATATGCACACACATGACAGTTAAGACGTAATTTACGGGTCCATAAATATGCAGAACCTTTAACCTCAAAAACCAGTGTAATTTCTGGCAGATTGTTATGGAATAAACAAAACGGAAATGACAAATGAACTACTCCTACAATAGAAAAATATGACCTAAAACAAACTTAATTGGATATGTTTagataaactttaaaattatcAAGCTCTATCTTGGATGGAACATGGTAAAGATTACATACACATTCACATACAGTTAGGTTAATATCATTCTGTAATTCAATGTTTAGATAAGGGTCCTAACATATCCAAATCATAGTTAATTTTAAACATCCCTAAGCATTCTCAACTAGAACTGAACCCATAAAATCAAATTGGAGCCTTGATGAAAATGAATAGAACCAAGCAAATTTTCTAAGCTAAGCATTCAGATCAATTAGATTGGATATCAAACCATCTACTCGCTTACAGAGTGGCTACAAAAGTAACTGTATGACAGAATGTCATATCAGAAAGAAGGCAATAGTATAAGATTAAAGCTCAAACACCAAACAAAAGAAACACAAATGCATAGGGTAAAGCATTGGCAGCAAAGTAAAACATTCAGTGAATTGGACTACTCGTTGCCAACAAAGAAATCTTGAAAACATGATCTCAGGACAGAAAAAGCAGCATTCCCCATCCCCAATACACCACAAAACCTAGTATTAGTGTTTTTATACAAGCATAGTAACCCTAGAAATCCATCAAAGCTCCCATATCAAATTTTAcaggaaaaatataaaagaagtTTGCAGGCACACCAGCATTTGTTACGTCCATTGCGTTTGCGTCACACTCGGCCTCAGCGCAATTGTCATCAATCCCTAGTTCACACCCAAAACGAAACAGCATATTAGACAAACAACCAAACAAGAAACTTCAGAACTTTCAATGAACACTGACAAGCACAAAGAcgcatacatacacacacacacacacacacaaaaaaacacaaacacatgGTGTGCATCAATAACAACCGAAAAGATCACAAAAAGTGGAGAGAGTGGGATAAAAATGTACTTGGAAGCTGCACGAAAACGTCTAAGCCTTGCGGAATCTCTTCTTCTGGCTGCATTTCGGACTCGGCCTGCTTCTGCTTCCGCTTCCTCTTTCTGAAGTAGGTTTTCTTCACCATCCCTACAAACTTTTCTTACaatgaaacaaagaaaaagggGATTCTTAGGCTACAGAGCGCGAAAGCGTGGAGAGAAAAATTGCTACAAAATGTTGGTGGTGAACTCAATCACTGATTTATTGATGAAAAGAGCTAGTGGGCTACTGGCTAGTCACCCTAAGCAAGACCTTCCTCAAATATCAATATTCTGTTTGGCTTTATTGAGTTTTCAGTTTTTTCttctacttttaatttttcatttttaaataatcaaatttaaacTATTATTAAATTTGCTGCATTTATTTAAGGAGGACATTTTAAActattagatttatttttattttgaatactactaactctattacaatgcagtatctgctcata from Ipomoea triloba cultivar NCNSP0323 chromosome 7, ASM357664v1 encodes:
- the LOC116024927 gene encoding uncharacterized protein LOC116024927 — translated: MSSSSKSKSKDKKIAKETPKASSKTSNHANTGGGISTSGYNPLSRTFHKVDLAAVSSGAPLHASAHFRNIDETDDGTGYSFGTVSEHDSVSNNGSWSGEHETTSLLPPRQGTIPSADNDKQEKIRQKNEKKHQRQKERRAQELHEKCSSYLMSRKLEGLAQQLVAMGFPLDRATMALILNEGRVEESVTWLFTEGEVAYKYKEHNLGGGGNLKIDISDELAHIVDLEIRYQCSNQEVERVLVACEGDFVKAEETLRSRKQKPLMPPTQEETGNPPTVGSSKLPLAAIQNFIVAPKKVTSSTNSTQKRDEKASNYSKVATVASSSIDPGNKIAQSLKRAQPKKDQTKPPVVVVPADKKLPGAESNPPASYSLPTSPQPVKVEAQYEAVGEALKNLQLGSLREHVVPMQLPQPISAKQIPTPSVSSSSSCPPGTSAGWFPNTPAPLDPSGLTPHVLGPRNLNPNSVSKSELYSQLHYQQQQPQQCVSNTAFLEPLGTSWGNNLWNITTPQSHSLAAAPPSGLYSTFSANAQSSSSPSVGWKPYYSVPQINYNKIDWRLDLPTPSDGIWSTMNFLMQSNNRPRTYDPFTSALGGRAAAMGPVVSNRNGVSMLRSQDRGAGTHTPAIVLHEWASPFEERDLFGLQLLRQFVSSPSL
- the LOC116024577 gene encoding elongation factor 1-beta translates to MAVTFSDLHTEAGVKSLDAFLSGKCYISGDQLTKDDVKVYAAVLEQPSADLFPNASKWYHVVSTKLAASFPGKAVGVRIGCQDAPAEAAPAKVVDDDDDDMDLFGEETEEEKKAAEERAAAAKASTKKKESGKSSVLMDIKPWDDETDMKKLEECVRKVQKEGLLWGASKLVPVGYGIKKLQIMLTIVDDLVSVDDLIEEELTVEPCSEYVQSCDIVAFNKI
- the LOC116024797 gene encoding probable ubiquitin-like-specific protease 2A isoform X3 is translated as MVKKTYFRKRKRKQKQAESEMQPEEEIPQGLDVFVQLPRIDDNCAEAECDANAMDVTNAAESSQHIQQNVQLSGEAICTSVNSLVKNVPRRRTSKHKKDVGNSAKRPDVGNGAKRKTARPHREQICEEVVCLGKSVVTPQRSLRCRGQSRIRSSDLGELDSGTLSCYLEKIWAKIPEERRSLFTYLDSFWYYMYTNRNFKPKVLNWIKSKDISKTYVFVPIAQWGHWFLLIICNMGKGVQSKASTPCLLLLDSMQVAHAKQMEPGIRKFVFDSYGAGQTKEVQQMIRKIPFRIPKVPQQKDNKECGYYVLYYISRFLELAPEEFSLSDGYPYFMKKDWFTPEELDNFCNELKSSPPRGDSPSPKPDESSSDSGSIDLQDCCIS
- the LOC116024797 gene encoding probable ubiquitin-like-specific protease 2A isoform X2; translation: MVKKTYFRKRKRKQKQAESEMQPEEEIPQGLDVFVQLPRIDDNCAEAECDANAMDVTNAESSQHIQQNVQLSGEAICTSVNSLVKNVPRRRTSKHKKGTDVGNSAKRPDVGNGAKRKTARPHREQICEEVVCLGKSVVTPQRSLRCRGQSRIRSSDLGELDSGTLSCYLEKIWAKIPEERRSLFTYLDSFWYYMYTNRNFKPKVLNWIKSKDISKTYVFVPIAQWGHWFLLIICNMGKGVQSKASTPCLLLLDSMQVAHAKQMEPGIRKFVFDSYGAGQTKEVQQMIRKIPFRIPKVPQQKDNKECGYYVLYYISRFLELAPEEFSLSDGYPYFMKKDWFTPEELDNFCNELKSSPPRGDSPSPKPDESSSDSGSIDLQDCCIS
- the LOC116024797 gene encoding probable ubiquitin-like-specific protease 2A isoform X1, producing the protein MVKKTYFRKRKRKQKQAESEMQPEEEIPQGLDVFVQLPRIDDNCAEAECDANAMDVTNAAESSQHIQQNVQLSGEAICTSVNSLVKNVPRRRTSKHKKGTDVGNSAKRPDVGNGAKRKTARPHREQICEEVVCLGKSVVTPQRSLRCRGQSRIRSSDLGELDSGTLSCYLEKIWAKIPEERRSLFTYLDSFWYYMYTNRNFKPKVLNWIKSKDISKTYVFVPIAQWGHWFLLIICNMGKGVQSKASTPCLLLLDSMQVAHAKQMEPGIRKFVFDSYGAGQTKEVQQMIRKIPFRIPKVPQQKDNKECGYYVLYYISRFLELAPEEFSLSDGYPYFMKKDWFTPEELDNFCNELKSSPPRGDSPSPKPDESSSDSGSIDLQDCCIS